aaagaTATGGTTTTTACtctaaatatttcatttggaacAGTTATAGGAGTTGCAATATGCATATACACTGGGGATATGTAAAATGAAGATTTCTAAAGCAATATCattatgagaaaaaaaagttGCGGTAGGTTAGtgaattagagttatctttctttgcaTAAATAATTTTATCTGAAACTTGAATTGCCAACAAATGCGTTTGAAGCTGCCACTTAGTATCTGTATCTGTGTACATATAGTTTTGCATCGGTTTTAATTTTTTCAAGACAGATTCAAGTGTACAGTATTTCAagatgttttatgtttttgaaggTGTATATGTGATCGGACCAGGAGAGCAAGGAATATTATTCCAATATCATGAGAAAGAATTTGGTGATCATGCTGATCTGAAAGATATCATGGCTGCTGTTGAAAGCATCAAATCTACATAatatatgtataacatttatttacACCATTAGTGCCTTTTGATcaaactaaataaatatatagattctatgttttttcttttttataataaggGCATATGCTACAatgatttttcttcaaatttgacTCAAATTGGATATGCACTCAAAAATTGCAAAGACAAATATATGTTCTTTTACTTGCTTTTtgagatatttcaatttgaattttgCATGTTTGGGGTAAAAAGAGAAATTTCTTGTTTCAATactttcaacaaaaacaaaactttcaaaagaaaaagaaatgttcttttttttatcaaagtgtTCAAAGCTTACAATATagagtataaagtaaaataaaaaaaatatctccccccccccccccaaaaaaaaaaaaatcaaaacaataaatgcttcacttgaaattatttcaaattagGTTGCTTTTGTCTTTTATAAAAAGAATAATCAAAATAGAAACTTTTGACAAgttttcacatttattttttagaatgaGCATTTGTTACCTACAAATTCTAGTTTTATTAGTGTCATAACAAACACAGGTTTTTATAAAGATGCTaatcaaaatatttctatttaatgCCATGGATTATTTGACTTCCATGTTATTCaatgtttatgtatttatatatcctATGAACAATGTATTAGAAtgtatatttacaatgtttaaacggttgtattttatgatattatgatattttcattatttgacTGATATAAATGGGCAGATATTGTAAATTATATATGGTTAGTGACAAAGGCATTTGAACATTAAGAATAAAGTGCCTTTAAAACTAAAAACTAATGTAAAAATTCTTGGTGAACTATGGATGTCACATTATTACTGGCTATATCTAAACTAGTACAATGTTGATAAGATAGAGTCTgaggttaaaaaaatataagacaataagtgttttcttttaataatttagtCAAACCTTCATACAATTTGATGGACAAGCAGTTAGATAAATGATAGCATCTGCAGcaagtttttgaaaaataaaatgaaaaagatttTTCTGTATGTTACTGATtaatggaatttatttttttgtcagtattacttttaaaattatgggtttttggtaaagattgcatgaattGCAATCAAAATTCTATgatactgacttgatatctaaatctttcAAGGTTTATCCCTTCTTTTGAGTAACAcgaaatatagtgcattgatcataacattctatacatcctatccatgacCATCCAAAAATGtatcaatgaaatatatgctCAGTATTCAAGTCCCAAAATGATAATATACATGTCaagaaaatttcataatttttgctAGTTATCGTTAAaaataagagttatcttcctttgtccataattgtagttcaatcaactacaaccaatgatTTTATACAATAGATAttcaattttacttttcactGATAAATTTAAGTAATCTTTACCCTTCAGCTCTTACAAACTTTGATTTGTTCTTAGTGTCATAGATAAAAAttggtacatgtatgtttatcaaaattgttGTGATGATTTTGCATTGACTATGTTGTGTATATTTGCCATGTTGTTGCcaatgttatgttttatttgcCATATTGTTGCctgtattatgttttatttgcCATGTTGAAATGATTGTATACCATATCTATGATGTCTGAAGTATAAATGTCTTACTACTTTTGATGGATCTTCTAATGGTTTTATACTATCCTGACAATGTTGCATCCTGTTTCATATTATTATAGTGTCACAAAATCATTGATCATGTTGGTCTTATAAAAACTAACTTCAACTGTGTTCATACTATGCTTTAGGTAGCTTTTGAGCATAATTCAAGAGCTAGTTTAGATATGATTATATTCCAGTATTCCTCTAGTTATTCCCTGGGAGTTGTTTATATTCAGAAATCATTGGGTGATTTGTTGTTGTGTTTGAGGGCTTTTTAAATAGCCTCCTTGTCAGCATTATTGACAATTTGATATTAGAAATAGAGTTATTTGTTATCCAAgtatattgttttatatgtattatgatgtttaaataaaataCCAATTTTAACTGCACTTTTTAGCCTTATCAAAAAGGACCTGccataaaaaatagaaaaacaagtgATATATTATAATACTTGATTACTGTAGATTCACTATTATTTCTAGGATACCAATTTCCATTGATTATGGTGAGCCAtgcatttaaatgttcaatgaagtgTATAAGTGAAAAGTCCCAAAGAACCAAGTGAAATTTTCCCATTACTTGGCACCTGCTGACTGACGTCATCCATTAACAAAAATCTTCCAATgaaaccataaaaatgaggtcaaggtcaacagaCACATGAGATATTTGTATAGAAGGTATGAAGCCTTCAGGACTTCTACTCTGAAATATAAAGCCTTTCACCAATAGTTTACACTGCTGTTGCCTGGTTGTAATCCCTTTGTTTTGCATTATACAATTTACATCGCTGGCTAGACAAAAACCTCAACTGAGGTATCCATATATGAAatttgcaacagcatagtgttttgcacaaaagcaaaaaaaaatttgtaagagtTCCACataacccagtgtctcgcctacttttgctgttaatcgcaaattcaacaaaaatgaggaagacatcaataaaaatttccctctcgatactgtcttttgattgaaagaagcttccaagtttggtaaaaaatccaggatagtttatgaatctaataaatgttttataaactttaactgcagactgtatgtaatgttaactggaagaaaaactaagtccatttataagtaaaatatggaaaaagtgattattttttttacaaaatttacttctgaataatatcttatgatcagaaacaagcttaaaattgtctaagtttggtagaaatccaggatagtttaagaacattataaaaaattttaaaacttaaaccacagagtgaatgttttgtttctggcaaaaaaactaagtccatttataagtaaaatacggaaaagtggaaatttatttttacaaaattttcttcttgacactatcttatgatcataaacaatcttctgtccaagtttggtacaaatcaaggataggttatgaaagttattaaaattttaaaaactttaaccacagagtgaatgtaatgtttcctcgcagaaaaactaagtccatttataagtaaaatacggaaaaaatggaattttattttaacaaaacttacttctggatactttcttatgatcataaacaagcttctgtctaagtttagtagaaattcagtatagcttaagaaagttattaaaatttcaaaaactttaaccacagagtgaatatttgtggacgccgccgccgacggaatgtaggttcgcttagtctcgctttttcgactaaagtcgaaggctcgacaaaaatgtatataacttCTAATCCTATAACCAAATTCTTAATTCTTTGGCTACAGTTATTGTCAGAAACTTATTGTGTGTcaaatattaaattacaatccaaatttagacctGTATTcgtttttgccccaactgttcagggttggacctctgtggtcgtatccagctgcaaagcaatttttccatttataaagagGCATAACTTTAGAACTGGTAAAAAAACACCACCAACAAACTATTAACACATAGATATGTCTTCCcaatttgtaattttgataatgcaattgttgaaattaaaatagcaatactttaatatgtaaagttatgcaaatattccaAGTCAATGAAATACGACTGAAGGTACAGGGCTAAACAATCACCATGgaaatgaaaagttttaatgctaatacaactgcataccaaatacctcTGAAATCTTATTAGTTTGTTCTTTTAAAACAAACCtgaacacaaacattaacttgtaactATTTAAAAGTTTCAGTCAATGAACCATAATGAAGGTGTTGGGTTAAATAATATTCATGGAAATAAATCTTACAAATGCCAAtacatttgcataccaaatatcatggACCTAACACTAGTGATTCatcttaaactgacctaatcacatactaatacaatgcttaagttttaaagtcaatagaccatgactaagggggcaggAATAAATAATCTCCATGCAAATGAGAAATGTCAATGCATATACAACTGCATAACAAATATCATTGACCCATCACTAGTGGTTACCCacaaactgatctaatcacaaactaatacacgTACATGTAATCAAAGCAAAAGATTCAaattcaatagaccatgactgagggggtagGGCCAAATAATCATCATGGAAATGAGtttgccaatgcttatacaactgcataccaaatatcattgatctatcacTAGTGATTCACCATGAACTGACCTAACATGTAAACTaaacaaattttcaaagtcaatagaccatgactgaagggTCTAGCACAAATGATCTCCATGGTAATTAAATGTGCCAATGCCAATACAACTGCATATTTAATATCATTAAGGATTGGTGTCATGAATTTTTTGGTAGTTGCTGAGAATATCTTTTATGTGTGCATAACATTCTTGAGATACAACTCACAAGCCATTCATCGTTTGGTACCAAGTATTTTGAAGCTTTGATTTGTACATGTAggtgtttgaaaaaaaattaattaaccctttcctccattgatttttttttttgcatacttgattcgcataggatttttcaaaaaaaaatcctgaaaatatgctttaaagtattaatgcattgcgaaaaacaaatatttcatcaaataaattaagtcagatattcctatgatattccttttcatattggatacaaattttattaagtctactgcagacactttgtagtcaaagctTTTCAACAGatgtactacacaggcgtcaaaaggtgtcattatggagtaaagggggtggcgtcaaaaggcgtcactatggaggaaagggttaaaccTTTGCTGTCATCAAATGAACAGAAACAGAAAGTAGATTAGCGGAGCTTGGTTCTAAGTATCAAGAAATTCTAACTTCAAATGGTGGTGCTGAGGAAAATGCAACAGGATTGTCTTTaggttttacttgtgtttttctttataatGTAGAATAGATGTGAGACACAGTTTTTCAAGTACACTTCATATTAAAAATTAATCCAAATCTGAGGagaaaaatcataatttattgttttaaatgcaCAGTCCACGTGATACTATTTACAatctaacaaaaatataacatggTAACAGTTTTGTGACGGCTCTCTCTCCCACATACAAGTTAAATATCACATTGCATCACAACAGTCACATGACACACTCCTCAATCCATGTACAACATTAGAGATAGTAAGAAACAGAGTTAAAATGCatccacatataaaaaaatgtttgttcaacatatttttgtatcTGTAATAAATCATTTAATATAATAACTTTAGTTACTGTAGAaatcaaagaaaaacaacagtaaaTGGTAAAATGCCACAAAGTCAAATATCAATTGATAAGGCACATTTGTAAACCTGAAATTACACCGGGAATATGCCTCCCTTACAGATCAAATGTTAGACCAGAGGATAGAACAAACAAAATGAAACATCTTATtttcccttttatttttttatttttaagggaGTGAATCAACTATTTCAAGGGAGATATTAACTtgcatataattattattttaggCTACCAGTATGTATATTTTCCTAAGTGTCATGGATATTTATTTGTAACAATGACAAAACAAGTGTTAAGACACAAtgtttcacaaattttttttaaggTATTAACTACTTCTGCCATATATTTTAGAGGTTCAAAATAGTAAATTACACTTGTTCTGTGTATACTTCTGTGTTCTCAATtaatttaacaaaactttaaactgtgaaattattttcatatttgaatgTGTGTAGATTGGGGAGAGCCAAATTCATGTGATGTCAGACTTTCATGTCAATAAAATATTACCTATCATTCGGATATTCAAATTTTGgatttcaatgaataaaaaaaataaaggtaaacTTGTGCCCTACAAATGTAAGTACTtcaaaattatttctttccaTACATATGTCATATgacaaaatactttaaattttatattctCGAGTCTGAGGCAAACCAATCATTTCACAAATGACAACAGAAGAAACTATTATAATAAAATGATCAGAGGTATGTAACTCAAATTGTATGCCTGACTTTCTTCAATCTTTTTTGTAAGTAATGGGAAGTTGTTTATTTAATCTGTTGGTTGTTTACAAAGTGTATCTCCCTAGGGCAGAATTGAGAAGTTAATTTAAATCAAGATAGCCAATACACATGAACAAAGATGGTGCCATCACTTACTATTATATGAAATCTCTAAGACtaagaaaaaagaataattaaagGATGAGATATAATGAGTGTGTAAcatcaatttcaatttttaacCTTAGTTTTAAATTCCAAATAAGACGATCAACCAACCCACTTCTTTGCTTTAATTCTTTTTGGAAACCCTCATTATATTGGAGAGTGTCAAGAATATATGCCCTTTGTTTTTAACAAACCAGTTTTTGAACCCTGGTAAGTAACTAAAGATATTATTATATCAAAAtacttaaaaatcttaaataaagCTGTTATAAATACAGATAGTGacattaaatttttcaataactAATAGTCCAATAGTCCAATACTGTTCATAAAGTTTGTTTTAATTACATCGAAATGTAGAGTGAGTTTTTTGTGACTTGAATCAAAAATCCATTTCTCAAAAATGTTTCTTAAGTACTGGTAAAAATTCACATGTTAAAAATTCATTAGTGTATGAAGGTATACAAGATGCAAAGGCTTTCAAAATGTGTATTAGTAGAATATCAGATAAGAAATTAAGAATAACATATACTAATACTGTTCTTTGCCAAATTCCCATCAAGGGAAAATTTTGTTCTTTtacataaaaaagacacaaatataatatacaacttaataaataaatataacttgCATACAACTTGTACTTTCTCTCACACACAGATCACATTATAACCTGACCTGAACATGTTGGTGATTATCTATGTACAATGAATGCATAACTTGAAACACATCACCGTGGTCCTCGAAAATTTAACAAATTatacacaaatattaaaaatgaaataatttaagtCATACAACCAACATTACCTCCTCATCATCCCATTCATATTGTTCAGAGATGGTGGTAGGCTTCCGTTAATGTAACTGTATGCATACATATTGTTCGACTGAGAAGGTTGCATGTGTTGAGGAAAATGTTGTTGTGCTGGGTTCATATTCATGTTCATGTTCATATTCATATTTAACATTTGCATTTGCATTGGTGGAGTCTGACCCAACTGATTAAGTGGAAACCCATGATTTATATACCCTGGGTTTATCATAGGCTGCCTCATACGATAACTGTCCAATAAATTATTATAACCCGTGATCATATTAGATCCTGGACGAATTGTCACATTAGGTGTAAATGTCATATTAGGATTAACGGTCACATTTGGACTTTTTCGCACAGAAGAAGAACGCTGCCTTTGTGTCGGTTGTTGTTGATATTGTTTATATGGTCCAACAAGTCCTGATGAATTTTGCTGGTTTGGAACAGGAGGTGTTGTCATGCCTCGCATCATAGGAGGTGGAGTCATGTTATGAGTAGGAGGTGGTGTAAGATTTGGGGGAGGAGTCATGGTATTGTTAGGCATGAGATCTGGAATTCCATTTGTTAATTGCTGCAGTTTTGCTAGATCACAACTAATGTTCTGAGGTGGATATGGTCCAGGGCCACTATTCTGTCGACTTACAGATGGTGGCTGTTGAACACGACACTGTGAATTACTATGTGAAAGTCTGTGTGTTGAATTTTGTTgttgctgctgctgctgctgttGCTGGAGGGCGTAAGTACTAACAGGAGGAGGACAAAAGTTTTGTACAATGTTTGCACCACTAGGTACAGGAGATATGAATGAACCACAACTACTAACTGGATAGGATGAAGATACCATGTCCATGTAACGTCCACTATTGTGATTATTTATACATGCATTACTGTATGTTCTGTGTGATTGAGCTTCAGCACAGTCCATAAAACTAAGAATAGACGGAGGTACATTTTCTGCAGAATTGTTAGAATTTGGCATTTCATTACCATGGTTACTACCAATTGAAGCAGGGGATTCCAATCCTTGAAGTTGTGAAACATCCATTTCATTTCCAAATCCTGTGCTTCCTATGTTTGTATTGGTCATTTGACCCATAGATGAATTCTGTGGAAACACTTGTGGAGGAAAATTACTGCAATTATTTTGATTCTGAGTTGGTCGTGTTTTAAACTTTTCCTGCTGTTGTGGCAAGGAATCACTTTGTAAATTGCTCGTCGAACTATTACTTAATTGATCAAAGTTACTAGGAAGGTCCTCAGGAAATGTTTCATGGAAAGATTTAGCACTGCCGGGTTGTTTATGTACAACAGGTGAATGTTTCATTGGTGATGGTTGCATTGGTGACGGTTGCATTGGTGATTGTTGAATAGGTGAATGTTGTATGGGGGATGGCTGTAAAGGTGAATGCTGGATAGGCGATTGTTGAATGGGAGATTGCTGTACAGGCGATGGCTGAATTGGTGATTGGTGAACAGGGGATTGCTGTACAGGTGACATCTGAATGGGTGATTGCTGCACCACTACTGGCTGTGGTGGTGGCGATAGGAGTGCTGTAACAGGTGCTGGAGCACCAGGAGGAGAGTCATTAAAGTCATCTTGATAATTATCATCACTTGGAATGTCATCATCAGATGTACTGTCTTCCTCTTCATCATGATGTAACTTAGACTTATCATTGTTATCACTTTCTTTCATAATGTCACTTTTGGAAGGTGATGTTTTAATTGGTGAGTCAGTATTTGACACAGATTTGATATTTGGAGACAGATTTTCCTGTGAAGGAGGTGGAGTTGGCACTTGAGGCGTTAATGGTGCAGGGACGTCACTATTTGTATCAGATATGCAGTCTGTAACACATGGTTGTGAGGCTGGACTTGGACCAGACACTGATAACTCTGGTGTTAAATGTTCACGTTCATGTTCACAACTATCAGGACTATTGCCTTTCCCCTCCTCACTATCCCCCTGTTCAGCCACTTGTAATGCCTGTACAGCATCCTCAGCCTCACGACTTACATTAGCACTGTCACATTCCTCAATATCACTACTTTTGTCCTCTACTATATCATCACATTTAGAAGAATCTTTACTTTCTTCCATTTCTAATTCAACATTTTTAGTAGCAGCCTCAGTTTCACTGATTTTGTCAGTTAATAATTTAgcactattattagaattatttacACAAATATCCTCCTCTATTTTCACGTCTTTCTCTTTTGTTTCTGCCAGAGAATCAAAGTTTTCACTTCTTTTTGTTTCAATGGATTCATTATCTGAATCATCATCGAACTCTTTCTTCTgtttttcacatttattttcttttacttttgtTACACTGGTCTCCATGAAATCCTTGCGTTGAgtctgttaaaataaatttacaaaaaagtcagACATATAAGGATACACATTATAAAACACTAACAAATAAAAAAGTAGGAGTTAAAATATCTAATGCCATACTACAGATCTTGTATTAACAAAAGTGCcttaaaaatttaattatcaaCAAGTACTGAGGTTTTCTTTCTAAATTAATGAAAACATGGATTATTTACcaatttgtcattattttttaacGGCCAATTGTAAGTGACACAAATGAAAAATTCATTAATTCTTATCTGGGGTACTGTTATACATAACATTAAGTGTTTTATTGTTGTGTTCAAGAATAATGTACGAGTAAGAAATAAGTACTGAAATACATTCCCTGTATATGGAAGAAAGACATTAATCTTTTAGTCTAGAGAATTTTTACGTGTGCTTAACATTACTGTTTTTCTTTTTGGCTTTTTCAACCTTCTACTCATTAGAccatatgttcttttttttttttttttaaataacttactAAATTTTTGCATTTGCATATTAACAactgaattgtttttttgtttcttcTTACGCAGCTGATTTAACCACTAAGAAGAAAATCCATGCATTGTTTAAATTCAACATGAACGAATATAAATATTGTGCCAGTAACTGGAATCTTTTTACATCCAAGTTGCTTGTAAATAGGTGGTGAAAATATAACAACGACAGAACATCATCAGCTGTTATTTGCAGAAAgcttattataaataatatatttttatcaaatataatgaTTGAATAAACCACATTACATCATTTCATGAAACAACTTGGAAGTTACTTTgagtcaaataaaacctgaacATTGTACATATGTTTGAACGATACacaatgaacacaaaaaaaattaacCGAACAAAAATTACCTTCTTTTATTTTTGGTGAAACAGTACAATTAATCCTAAATAGATATGctataaattataatttcaaaaactatgaaatcTCCATGAGCTTAACAATCCTTTTATActagtaaagaaaaaaataatgccaTATTTTCTTTATCCAGAGTAAAATTATGAGAAGCTcctatatcattattttttttttacttcaaaagtTACCAATCAGACTTCTTTATTTGATTTGTAAATGCATGTTAAGCTGTTCAATTATATATACAACATGGACATGGCAATTCCTACTCAGCCAAAGAACAATGATATCACCAGTTATTCTTTGTAAATTACTACAGTTCATAATATTTCTCTAAACACCCTTATTTGATTTGAACCATTTTGTTATTTAATACTCCAATCATGGTCTTATTTAAGATCATTTATATACTTtccaaaataagaacaaaattgtttatctttaaaaaatcatGCTACATCAAAATATGATGCAAACAAATGGGAAGATGTACTAAAACTACTTTCTGCAATTGGAACAACAAATGCTAATTCCTTTTACAACAAATTCATAATAAATCAATGCCTCAATGTAAGTTTACTGAACCAGCTCTTAATGTCTTGTATAACTCTAATATTTTTGTTAATCAATATCCATAACCAACAAAACTTCAATTCATTTAACTTTAAACTGTgaaaataacatcaaaatgatAAGACGTTTTATACTAACCTTAGGTCTACCTTTAGGTCCAGGTTTCCTTACAAAAGGAGAACCTCTTGGTACACCTTTTGGCCAACCTCGTTTCCTTTTCATTGGTTCTTCAGTGGACTGTTGACTAGAACTTTTACTCTCAACAAAGTTTTCAAGATTTTCTTTATCATCTATTTTTTCCTCATTGTCtgattctgaaaataaaaataaaccagttgttcattcaaaatgttttctttaaatctatatagcttaTCCTGAAATATTGAATAAGTAATCCAagaattcaaataacaaaatttaaacaaatcacTAAACAATGAATGTGTGTGAATAATTTGTATAAAAGACAATGATGGATTTTTTAACAGTAAGTGGAAATTATTACATGTAAAACAGGACAAGACCATCTAAATTAGATATGATTATGAATATGAACATTCCTTGTACTAGTCTGTATCTTATAAATGCTATGAGATGAAGAACAGAAATAAAAGTGTTATTCCTTTCCTTTTTTTCGTGTGCATATATACTGATtgtgtgtcatggatggatacccgatatcctttgtttttctttagttCTCAAATGTAACATTCATATGCATTTAGAATGCCTTACAAACTCTATAGCTTTTGTCCATTGCTAAAATCCTAGTCAAAACATATTACCAAAGAATTGCTTCTCGAAAATGTACATCTTGGTGGGTAAAATGCCTCCGCCTAGACAATGTTTATATACAGACTGGAACATCTTTATCATATAAGGATACTGACAAGATGGGTGCTGGACAAGATAAATTTTGAACTTCATAAGGAATAATTATGACAAGCAAATTCCAAAGTACCCTTAATATTTAAGTTTGTTGTTTGTGTTAGAAAAGTTTGTTGTTTATGTCAGGAAAGATGCTTCAGATGATGTTGTTGATCTTTACATCATGTAATGATTTTAAGGAAGCATACATGAACACAACTCTGTTCTCATCTCAAATGAGAATATGCCAAACAATTCACAAAATAGTTAGATCCGACTATGAAATGAATATTACCATACTAATAGAAGAGATATAACCAACTGAACCAAATATTATCAATACCTTCATTGTCTTCTCTCATCTTTTTAACATCTATCTCATCTTCTTCTGATTCTGCTTTCCTTTTTCTTGGTCGACCAGGCTAATGATGTAAAGAAGTATACAATATAGTCAATATCAATAACATCTAATTATCAATTCTTCaagttgaaattttataaaagaaaaagaagggGGAATGCGGAAATCATATTGAGATGACTGAGAAACATGAAAAAATTACATTCTTCTTTTCAGATCTCGGTATCCAAAGACTTGTGTGTTTGAATCATAGCGAATTGTAGGAATaaaacaaacaagtgaaactgcaagctactgctcactgatgatacccccgctgcAAGTGAAGCAtcttaatagtgtaaaaatatgtaagtgaGTGGTAAACAGGGAaatgttgagtgatgaatctgataATGCACCACACGGTATAGGCGACATATATTAACCCTGAAACCAAAACTGTCTGAATTGCATTATTGGactttatctatataaaaatatatgtgtggtttcagtaaccctaccgtccctactttttcagCTTAAAAATAgactaccctaaagattttattgtcatttttcattaagcactgttaaagtcagaatgttgctcccatagactcaatgtaaaacaagagtgcacacgctgaaatgtctcgccttctttactaattattgatattatgttgatagtcctaagtataaaactttattaaaaactgtcacataaacttagcattaaccaagataactaaacaaagaccaatgaaccatgaaaatgaggtcaaggtcagatgaaccatgccaggcagacatgtacagctaacaatgcttccatacaacaaatatagttgacctattacttatagtttaagaaaaatagaccaaaacacaaaaacttaa
This genomic window from Mytilus galloprovincialis chromosome 9, xbMytGall1.hap1.1, whole genome shotgun sequence contains:
- the LOC143045649 gene encoding uncharacterized protein LOC143045649 isoform X3 — translated: MVREGETEGLANLTYAKWILEAIDKIKHQKQQPNLQRIVHAVQQYHSVSRESIEEQLQLATKDGLIVRTFSKKDWSYRDPSKMPHTKRRSLKIDKKTDLTKFLVKAVMELGEEGSSLKKIKNHLNAIYSIECLNGVDLTLLLKNCLKTAMDNKYLIKEGRSVKLGEKASDIDIAGSSSNSASFDEDSTSDMSFSIEQNMKCAKPVLICCFCLGDENKNRSGEPEDLISCADCGNSGHPTCLKFSVDLTEVVKSLRWQCIECKTCSFCQRSGREDNMLFCDTCDRGFHMECCDPPLTKAPKGKWKCNICDPNRGNKKGKKYLEMVTRLKEKYRNKEKIKLKRPAKKFFSQKKHDLIKCPTPGCDSTGNVNGKSNVHRSKLFCPLVTPEQRKRYKLEKKYTANNGQYDSDSEFEEDRESPPPPKPPKEHPPNVTDTDKDLFKQAQEKAQEVLKQFTFDLQDASKNCSPMLEECSPTPSQSRFPPCIEFGKYEIQTWYSSPYPQEYARLPKLYICEFCLRFVKSRKMLSRHMEKCGLNHPPANEIYRKDELSVFEVDGNSSKIYCQNLCLLAKLFLDHKTLYYDVEPFLFYVVTTNDEFGCHLIGYFSKEKHCQQKYNVSCIMTMPQYQRKGYGRFLIDFSYLLSRIEGQAGSPEKPLSDLGKVSYLAYWKSVIIEYLHKYQDARVSIKAIARESGMSAQDVAITLHDLKMLVPQDGKVVLALNKELIENYMAKLESKKHLRVEPDQECLRWTPLISNYNISEEEKKAEKELSEMSDMVDSIAEDREWIETVSPTVSPHKLERSLSTSLSPRRLDLKSPMEEKSPVKIPPKEEDMELSSSSSSEEESDHDDIKINPPVIKLGPPPKRRPGRPRKRKAESEEDEIDVKKMREDNEESDNEEKIDDKENLENFVESKSSSQQSTEEPMKRKRGWPKGVPRGSPFVRKPGPKGRPKTQRKDFMETSVTKVKENKCEKQKKEFDDDSDNESIETKRSENFDSLAETKEKDVKIEEDICVNNSNNSAKLLTDKISETEAATKNVELEMEESKDSSKCDDIVEDKSSDIEECDSANVSREAEDAVQALQVAEQGDSEEGKGNSPDSCEHEREHLTPELSVSGPSPASQPCVTDCISDTNSDVPAPLTPQVPTPPPSQENLSPNIKSVSNTDSPIKTSPSKSDIMKESDNNDKSKLHHDEEEDSTSDDDIPSDDNYQDDFNDSPPGAPAPVTALLSPPPQPVVVQQSPIQMSPVQQSPVHQSPIQPSPVQQSPIQQSPIQHSPLQPSPIQHSPIQQSPMQPSPMQPSPMKHSPVVHKQPGSAKSFHETFPEDLPSNFDQLSNSSTSNLQSDSLPQQQEKFKTRPTQNQNNCSNFPPQVFPQNSSMGQMTNTNIGSTGFGNEMDVSQLQGLESPASIGSNHGNEMPNSNNSAENVPPSILSFMDCAEAQSHRTYSNACINNHNSGRYMDMVSSSYPVSSCGSFISPVPSGANIVQNFCPPPVSTYALQQQQQQQQQQNSTHRLSHSNSQCRVQQPPSVSRQNSGPGPYPPQNISCDLAKLQQLTNGIPDLMPNNTMTPPPNLTPPPTHNMTPPPMMRGMTTPPVPNQQNSSGLVGPYKQYQQQPTQRQRSSSVRKSPNVTVNPNMTFTPNVTIRPGSNMITGYNNLLDSYRMRQPMINPGYINHGFPLNQLGQTPPMQMQMLNMNMNMNMNMNPAQQHFPQHMQPSQSNNMYAYSYINGSLPPSLNNMNGMMRR